In Chromobacterium rhizoryzae, one genomic interval encodes:
- the glpK gene encoding glycerol kinase GlpK produces MQDQFVLALDQGTTSSRAILFNRSGDIVSLAQKEFRQIYPQPGWVEHDPQEIWGGQVGVAAEAVAKAGIDGRSIAAIGITNQRETTIVWDRETGHPVYNAIVWQDRRTAEFCDELKGRGLGELIRSKTGLLVDAYFSGSKIKWILDNVPGARERARDGKLAFGTVDSWLIWNFTHGKVHVTDVSNASRTMLYNIHTLEWDAELLDIMGIPASMLPEVKSSSEVYGHTHAAHLGVAIPIAGVAGDQQAALFGQQCTRPGMVKNTYGTGCFMMLNTGDAPIESKNNLLTTIAWKVDGKVQYALEGSIFIGGAVVKWLRDGLGIIRHSADVGPLAQEVADSDGVYLVPAFAGLGAPHWNPNARGTIVGATLGTKAAHIARAALDSIAYQTMDVLKAMEADAGFDIAELRVDGGATVNELLMQFQSDILSVDVVRPKITETTALGAAYLAGLAVGYWKNVDDVQGQWQLDHRFKPRLEAAHVAGKVKGWRRAVNAAKVWADDEQA; encoded by the coding sequence ATGCAGGATCAATTCGTGTTGGCCTTGGATCAAGGCACCACCAGTTCTCGCGCCATTTTGTTTAATCGCAGCGGCGACATCGTGTCGCTGGCGCAAAAGGAATTCCGTCAGATCTACCCGCAGCCGGGCTGGGTGGAGCACGATCCGCAGGAAATCTGGGGCGGCCAGGTGGGCGTGGCGGCCGAGGCCGTGGCCAAGGCCGGCATCGACGGCCGCAGCATCGCCGCCATCGGCATCACCAATCAGCGTGAAACCACGATTGTATGGGACCGCGAAACCGGCCACCCGGTGTACAACGCCATCGTATGGCAGGACCGCCGCACCGCGGAATTCTGCGATGAGCTGAAGGGGCGCGGCCTGGGCGAGTTGATCCGCTCCAAGACCGGCCTGCTGGTGGACGCCTATTTCTCCGGCAGCAAGATCAAGTGGATTCTGGACAATGTGCCGGGCGCGCGGGAACGCGCCCGCGACGGCAAGCTGGCCTTCGGCACCGTGGACAGCTGGCTGATCTGGAATTTCACCCACGGCAAGGTGCACGTCACCGATGTGTCCAACGCCTCGCGCACCATGCTGTACAACATCCATACCCTGGAATGGGACGCCGAGCTGCTGGACATCATGGGCATTCCGGCCAGCATGCTGCCGGAGGTGAAAAGCTCCAGCGAAGTCTACGGCCACACCCACGCCGCCCATCTTGGCGTGGCCATCCCCATCGCCGGCGTGGCCGGCGACCAGCAGGCGGCGCTGTTCGGCCAGCAATGCACCCGCCCCGGCATGGTGAAGAACACCTACGGCACCGGCTGCTTCATGATGCTGAACACCGGCGACGCGCCGATCGAATCCAAGAACAATCTGCTGACCACCATCGCCTGGAAGGTGGACGGCAAGGTGCAGTACGCGCTGGAAGGCTCCATCTTCATCGGCGGCGCGGTGGTCAAGTGGCTGCGCGACGGCCTGGGCATCATCCGCCATTCCGCCGACGTGGGCCCGCTGGCCCAGGAAGTGGCCGACAGCGACGGCGTCTACCTGGTGCCGGCCTTCGCCGGCCTGGGCGCGCCGCATTGGAATCCGAACGCGCGCGGCACCATCGTCGGCGCCACCCTGGGCACCAAGGCCGCCCACATCGCCCGCGCGGCGCTGGACAGCATCGCCTATCAGACCATGGACGTGCTCAAGGCGATGGAGGCCGACGCCGGCTTCGACATCGCCGAATTGCGCGTGGACGGCGGCGCCACCGTCAACGAACTGCTGATGCAGTTCCAGTCCGACATCCTGAGCGTGGACGTGGTGCGCCCCAAGATCACCGAAACCACCGCGCTGGGCGCCGCCTATCTGGCCGGCCTCGCCGTGGGCTACTGGAAGAACGTCGACGACGTCCAGGGCCAATGGCAGCTGGACCACCGCTTCAAGCCGCGGCTGGAAGCCGCGCACGTGGCCGGCAAGGTCAAGGGCTGGCGGCGCGCGGTGAACGCCGCCAAGGTCTGGGCCGACGACGAACAGGCTTGA
- a CDS encoding substrate-binding periplasmic protein has translation MIASIRRLGLTLLLLGACLTAPCRGQDADILTVAVDANAPPFMYEENERVGGLYPRLVSAVCDKAGIPHAFRALTWRRAIFELDRSAMAAAGIYKTVNREQRYDFSLPLYQERIVVVYLRQRPIDFRSLADLDNKRVGVMAGWSYGDEFDRARADKRFSAYDGDSDRQNLQLLQRGNLDAVLAIQEAMDARMQNGAYANLAVAPAILASKATYLAINKTSPQLPLLQRFNQALEKMRQDGSYQQLVKQFFSGRPPSKP, from the coding sequence ATGATCGCTAGCATCCGCCGCCTCGGCCTGACCCTGCTGCTGCTCGGCGCCTGCCTGACCGCGCCCTGCCGCGGGCAAGACGCGGACATCCTGACCGTGGCGGTGGACGCCAACGCGCCGCCCTTCATGTACGAGGAGAACGAACGGGTCGGCGGTCTCTACCCGCGCCTGGTCAGCGCCGTCTGCGATAAAGCCGGCATTCCCCATGCGTTCCGGGCCCTGACGTGGCGCCGCGCGATCTTCGAACTGGACCGCAGCGCCATGGCGGCGGCCGGCATCTACAAAACCGTCAACCGCGAACAGCGTTACGACTTCAGCCTGCCGCTGTATCAGGAACGCATCGTGGTGGTCTACCTCCGCCAACGCCCCATCGATTTTCGCAGCCTGGCGGATCTGGACAATAAGCGCGTCGGCGTGATGGCGGGCTGGAGCTACGGCGACGAATTCGACCGCGCCCGCGCCGACAAGCGGTTCAGCGCCTACGACGGCGACTCCGACCGCCAGAACCTGCAACTCCTGCAGCGCGGCAATCTGGACGCGGTGCTGGCGATACAGGAGGCGATGGACGCCAGAATGCAAAACGGCGCCTACGCCAATCTCGCGGTGGCGCCGGCCATCCTGGCCAGCAAAGCCACTTATCTGGCCATCAACAAAACCTCGCCGCAGCTGCCGCTGTTGCAGCGCTTCAACCAGGCGCTGGAGAAAATGCGCCAGGATGGCAGTTATCAACAATTGGTGAAGCAGTTCTTCTCCGGTCGCCCCCCCTCCAAACCCTAA
- a CDS encoding winged helix-turn-helix domain-containing protein: protein MSILHLSPQQARHLQLAAQGLLSPPRRKAGKADVLAAIRRMALLQIDTIHVVARSPYLVLHSRLGSYDPAWLDQLLAEGRLFEYWAHEACFVPAEDYGLLRHRMLKPEAMGWKFSLRWLEQHRADIDALIDGIRVNGPARSADFERKDGKGNGWWDWKPEKRHLEVLFTLGRLMVRERRNFQRVYDLAERVKPGWDDARDLPTEEQAQWRMLRNSCRALGVVKAGWVADYYRLKRGRYDAMLHQMADAGELIPARIDGWQHDVFVDADLAERLPQAVSGELKATATAILSPFDPLVWDRKRASELFDFDYRIECYTPAPKRQYGYFVLPILNRGKLVGRLDAKAHRAQGVFEVKALYLEPGVRHSARLSADLKTALQKLADWHGAPRLHVERAPGTLAAALNA, encoded by the coding sequence ATGTCCATTTTGCACCTGTCGCCGCAGCAAGCCCGTCATCTGCAACTGGCCGCCCAAGGCCTGCTGAGCCCGCCGCGCCGCAAAGCCGGCAAGGCCGACGTGCTGGCTGCCATCCGCCGCATGGCCTTATTGCAGATCGACACCATACACGTGGTGGCGCGCAGCCCCTATCTGGTGCTGCACAGCCGGCTGGGATCCTACGATCCGGCCTGGCTGGACCAATTGCTGGCCGAAGGCCGGTTGTTCGAATACTGGGCGCACGAAGCCTGCTTCGTTCCCGCCGAGGACTACGGCCTGCTGCGCCACCGCATGCTCAAACCCGAGGCGATGGGCTGGAAATTCTCGCTGCGCTGGCTGGAGCAGCACCGCGCCGACATCGACGCGCTGATAGACGGCATCCGCGTCAACGGCCCGGCGCGTTCGGCGGACTTCGAACGCAAGGACGGCAAGGGCAACGGCTGGTGGGACTGGAAGCCGGAGAAACGACATCTGGAAGTGTTGTTCACGCTGGGCCGGCTGATGGTCAGGGAGAGGCGCAATTTCCAGCGCGTCTACGATCTGGCGGAACGGGTGAAGCCCGGCTGGGACGACGCGCGCGACCTGCCCACCGAAGAACAGGCGCAATGGCGGATGCTGCGCAACAGCTGCCGCGCGCTGGGCGTGGTCAAGGCCGGCTGGGTGGCCGATTACTACCGGCTCAAGCGCGGCCGCTACGACGCCATGCTGCACCAGATGGCCGATGCCGGCGAACTGATTCCGGCCCGCATCGACGGCTGGCAGCACGACGTCTTCGTCGACGCCGATCTGGCGGAACGCCTGCCCCAAGCCGTCTCCGGCGAGCTCAAGGCCACCGCCACCGCCATCCTGTCGCCGTTCGACCCGCTGGTCTGGGACCGCAAGCGCGCGTCGGAGCTGTTCGACTTCGACTACCGCATCGAATGCTATACCCCGGCGCCCAAACGCCAGTACGGCTATTTCGTGCTGCCCATACTCAACCGCGGCAAGCTGGTGGGCCGGCTGGACGCCAAGGCCCATCGCGCCCAAGGCGTGTTCGAGGTCAAGGCGCTCTACCTGGAGCCCGGCGTTCGCCACAGCGCGCGGCTGAGCGCCGATCTCAAGACCGCGCTGCAAAAGCTGGCCGACTGGCACGGCGCGCCGCGGCTGCATGTGGAACGCGCGCCGGGGACGCTGGCGGCCGCTCTGAACGCCTGA
- the pyk gene encoding pyruvate kinase codes for MLRNTKILATLGPASSTPEIILELARSGVNVFRLNMSHGSHDDHRARLASIRAAEAALGRPLGVLVDLQGPKLRIGQFAVPTMVNTGDAFDFVLDEVDGDAQRASLPHPEAFAALKPGHRILVNDGKLAFHVEQVEARRIATRVEVGGELSSRKGFNLPQTILPLSAITDKDRLDAEFALKEGADWLALSFVQTANDVRELRELVGQKLGIMVKIEKPSAVDELDAITELADAVMVARGDLGVELPPEDVPVVQRRIVHQCRHLGRPVIVATQMLESMITAPTPTRAEANDVATAVYEGADAVMLSAETAAGQFPLEAVRIMDRVIRRVESAPDYRRVMALDYSAADAPDRADAIAACVRKVGSLLPVTVSAAFTTSGSTCLRLARERPHTPILGISPRLNTARRLTLVWGVVAYNGPDAENLEDMVVKTTFAATKLGLAEQGKPMVIIAGVPFGTPGTTNLLRIVYP; via the coding sequence ATGCTTCGCAATACCAAAATCCTAGCCACGCTGGGCCCGGCTTCCAGCACGCCCGAAATCATCCTGGAACTGGCGCGCTCCGGCGTGAACGTGTTCCGCCTCAATATGAGCCACGGCAGCCACGACGATCATCGCGCGCGCCTGGCCTCCATCCGCGCCGCCGAAGCCGCGCTCGGCCGCCCGCTGGGCGTGCTGGTGGACCTGCAAGGACCCAAGCTGCGCATCGGCCAGTTCGCCGTGCCGACGATGGTGAACACCGGCGACGCCTTCGACTTCGTGCTGGACGAGGTGGACGGCGACGCGCAACGCGCCAGCCTGCCGCATCCGGAAGCCTTCGCCGCGCTCAAGCCCGGCCATCGCATCCTGGTCAACGACGGCAAGCTGGCGTTTCACGTGGAACAAGTGGAAGCGCGCCGCATCGCCACCCGGGTGGAGGTGGGCGGGGAGTTGTCCAGCCGCAAAGGCTTCAATCTGCCGCAAACCATCCTGCCCCTGTCCGCCATCACCGACAAAGACCGGCTGGACGCCGAATTCGCGCTGAAGGAAGGCGCGGACTGGCTGGCGCTGTCCTTCGTGCAAACCGCCAACGACGTGCGCGAGCTGCGCGAACTGGTGGGACAGAAGCTGGGCATCATGGTCAAGATCGAAAAACCGTCGGCGGTGGACGAGCTGGACGCCATCACCGAACTGGCCGACGCGGTGATGGTGGCGCGCGGCGATCTGGGCGTGGAGCTGCCGCCGGAAGACGTGCCGGTGGTGCAACGCCGCATCGTCCATCAGTGCCGTCATCTGGGCCGCCCGGTCATCGTCGCCACCCAGATGCTGGAATCGATGATCACCGCGCCCACGCCCACCCGCGCCGAGGCCAACGACGTGGCCACCGCGGTTTACGAAGGCGCCGACGCGGTGATGCTGTCGGCGGAAACCGCCGCCGGCCAATTCCCGCTGGAAGCGGTGCGCATCATGGACCGGGTGATCCGCCGCGTGGAAAGCGCGCCGGACTACCGCCGGGTGATGGCGCTGGATTACAGCGCCGCCGACGCGCCGGACCGCGCCGACGCCATCGCCGCCTGTGTGCGCAAAGTGGGTTCGCTGCTGCCGGTCACCGTGTCCGCCGCCTTCACCACCAGCGGCTCCACCTGCCTGCGGCTGGCGCGCGAGCGCCCGCACACCCCCATACTCGGCATCTCGCCGCGGCTGAACACCGCGCGCCGGCTGACCCTGGTCTGGGGCGTGGTGGCCTATAACGGCCCGGACGCGGAAAACCTGGAAGACATGGTGGTGAAAACCACCTTCGCCGCCACCAAGCTGGGCCTGGCGGAACAAGGCAAGCCCATGGTGATCATCGCCGGGGTGCCCTTCGGCACGCCGGGCACCACCAATTTGCTGCGCATCGTCTACCCTTGA
- a CDS encoding GNAT family N-acetyltransferase produces MSDTLSIRPLRAEDYEAWLPLWRGYQRFYQVTMDEATVMGTWRRYLLPDHAMRGWLAWDGERAVGLVHIVLHPSSWTLGDYCYLQDLFVAEDCRGLGAGRQLIEWVYRWARERECSRVYWLTHETNATARRLYDQLAENLGYIQYRKQLTPL; encoded by the coding sequence ATGAGCGATACGCTTTCCATCCGCCCGTTGCGGGCCGAAGACTACGAGGCCTGGTTGCCGCTATGGCGCGGTTATCAGCGTTTTTACCAAGTGACGATGGACGAGGCCACGGTCATGGGAACCTGGCGGCGCTATCTGCTGCCGGATCACGCGATGCGCGGCTGGCTGGCCTGGGACGGCGAGCGGGCGGTGGGGCTGGTGCACATCGTATTGCACCCCAGCAGCTGGACCTTGGGCGATTATTGCTATTTGCAGGATTTGTTCGTGGCCGAGGATTGCCGCGGCCTGGGCGCCGGGCGGCAACTGATCGAATGGGTGTACCGGTGGGCGCGCGAGCGCGAGTGTTCGCGGGTGTATTGGCTGACCCATGAGACCAACGCCACCGCGCGGCGGCTTTACGATCAATTGGCGGAGAACCTGGGTTATATCCAGTACCGCAAGCAATTGACGCCTCTTTAG